The Arctopsyche grandis isolate Sample6627 chromosome 12, ASM5162203v2, whole genome shotgun sequence genome includes the window CAATGTTGTATTCATGTAGTTGGCCTGTATATCAAGAAGAATTAGGAATGatggtaatatatattttttattatatattacttaaaagatttattttctatcaattattttgaatatgtgTAATGTTTAAGCCTGACTTTGATTCTATCATAAAACATTGCAACATGTGGCGTAATTATGATGATATTGAAGATTCTTGGAGGAGTGTTGATGATATCATGGAATATTTCGGTAAAAATTCTAAACGACTTGCGACTTATGCAGGCCCAGGACACTGGAATGATCCtgatatggttttttttttttatatatttcagctTAAATAGTCAGAAttgaatgatataataatataaaaatccaaTTCTAGTTAATAATAGGAAATTTCGGACTCAGTTATGATCAAAGCAAAGCCCAAATGGCTGTATGGGTTATATTAGCAGGTCCATTATTGATGTCTACTGATCTTGGCGATATTAAACCTGAATTTAAAGAATTGCTTTTAAATAAAGAACTCATTGCAATTAGTCAAGATCCCCTTGGGAAGGCTGGATATAGACCGTTGAAGGTAAAGTGAATAGGTACAGTCAATAGTGAATATTACACATTGGtctttttcttaaaataagaaTTTCACTTGCAGAAAAGTCAAATTTCTGTTTGGACAAGAGAAATTACCCCAGTTGTCAGTAATCGTACATCTTTAGCAGTTGCATTTGTGAATCATAATGACAATGGAACACCGAGATTTGGAAATTTCACTTTTGAAGAATTGGAAATTAATACTTCAGAACCTTTTAACGGCTATGATATAGAAgtatgcacaatttaaatttaaatataattaaaatttatcaacaATTATAATCAATCTTGTTGTTGTccttttcaggatttgttgccATCATCAACACAAAAATATACAGTATATCAGAGTAATGGCAGGTATAGATTTGAAGTACTGGTTAATCCCACaggtaaaataatttttttttgattttgatttttataaaattttgtaataagcttcaatattttttactatgtaatttcttttttttttataaaaatgtactttCTTATATTTCAGGCGTTCTTTTACTCAAACTAACTGCTAAGGCGTCGTcgtaaatcttttaaatttgtcttaatgtatgattttttatacacatttgaaaataaattttatatataaattttgacttttattaAATCTGTTGTTTCCCAGTATGATATTTTTAGTGACAATAATTAGGGTCAACATGAATGATATCTGTGTATTAAAGATGATTGATTTGATTAAAAtctttagtattatataatcataCATGTGATTTCACATTTTAATCAGTCATTTATTTCGAAAAACTTTATATTAAGTTAATCtaatcaaatcaatcaaaatcttcaCTGGAGCATTTCACATCTTCATAGTTActcaatatttcatattaagttCACTAAGGATtgtgagctctttttcctattatgctgtagattaacattaaaataatataatacaatgattactaaccaaattaaattaaattgtaaaatagaaattgatcagtagatcagtagctattaaaatagatataagatgtattgtgaacataatttcgtaataataaaaagcatttaaaaatcaaatattaagttCATTGTATTGTTTTTTGATAAAAAGTCATAAAGTACATTGCCCTATTTTTAATCTTGTACcagattaatatataaaataatactgtaATCTTTCATTTTACAAAGATTGATTATGATATCTATTGCACCATAAGTATATATCGATTGACAAAAAGCTAATTACATTAGATAGCTATTTGACATATAATTATGAATTTGACAGCATCTTCagattgttatataatataatttataataataagaaaaaatatgttGAATTTGTATGTTAAGTACGATGGAATAGTAAATTCTGTAGTTTCACTGTTTCGAATCAAGTTGATTAGTACATTCATATTTGAAAGAAAACGAAAGTTATGTTTTATGCTTCATTTGTTCTACACattgacaataaaataataaaaaagcattttcatcaaatattagtattataattCTAAATACTGTTACCAAGGTCAATAAAATTGAGCCGGCAACATTTATCTTGATACTAATGAACAACGAATACGtgaaacaaaattttatcatttttcgtTTTAATCTGATGACttcgttaaaatatatataaaaaaagtgtcaaaatttaatttataatagtaATTATTAAGTGACGGCCCAAGCTGTACcaaaaaacgttttattttttaaatgaatttaatattagagcgtcgtgttcaaaaaatatgaatcagatattcattttaatattacttTCGCTAAGTTCTTCGTGGGCTTTGGATAATGGACTGGCTTTAACACCTCCAATGGGATGGTTATCTTGGCAGCGATACAGATGTACAATTGATTGTGTCAATCATCCTCAGGAATGTATTaggtatttaatatgtattttaatgagCACATTATTAAATTGTTATGATTATATgtcttaaaataatttcagtGAGAATTTGATAACCAGACAAGCGAATTTAATGAAAACAGAAGGATATTTAGATGCTGGTTATAACTATATAGGAATCGATGATTGTTGGTCCGAGCTAAAGAGAGATGAAAATCAAACATTGGTTCCAAGCAAAGAGAGGTTTCCAAGAGGAATGAAATATGTTGCGGATTTTGTATGCCACATCGTTTTGTTTTAGAAGGTTAAGTATAATCTTGAGAGAATGTAATTTGTAGATTTTGTATACAACATTTTGCAGGTTCAAGAGAGAGGATTTAAATTTGGTTTATATGGAGATTTCGGTTTACGTACTTGCGAAGGATATCCAGGATCTCTATTGCATATGGAGGTGGATGCTAATACTTTTGCTGATTGGGGAGTGGATTATGTGAAAGTGGATGGTTGCCATGTCCTTGTTTCTTTAATGGATGaaggttataatttttttaaagtttagtataaaatatttatgtatgtttaatggtagtaaaaaacatatttgtatgtgtagtttttataagaaatgtaatatatttatacatttatggaCTATTTAGATTGATTTATAAACTGTATTTATATGTTAAGGTTATCCGAAATTTGGTGAATACTTCAATAAAACTGGCCGACCAATGATGTATTCATGTAGTTGGCCTTTTTATCTCAGTCTAGCAGGAATTGAGgtatgaattataaaatttgtattctcatttttatttcaagtttTGAGTTCTTATTGACATTTTTAAACCACCAGAGCAACGTCGGGTAATAAAGCTGGTGTCTATACGTAGATATTTGATTATTGCCAGATAATTTTTGGTATAaagtcattattatattttattttagcccAATTGGGattcaattataaaacattGCAACATATGGCGTAATCATTTTGATGTTCAAGATTCTTGGTCAAGTGTTGAGAGTATTATAAActatttcggtgataattctAAAAGACTTGCTACATACGCTGGTCCAGGACACTGGAATGATCCTGATATGGTAATGGTTTCAGATACAATTATGTTttgtacaaattaaaatattttcctttatttaattataaattaaaatgaaaaaaatagttgGTTATAGGAAATTTTGGACTTAGTtatgatcaaagcaaagttcAGATGGCTGTGTGGTCTATATTAGCAGCACCATTGTTGATGTCTAATGATCTTGGGAATATAAAACCTGAATTAAAGGAATTGCTTTTAAATCAAGATGTTATTGCAATTGATCAAGATTCACTCGGAAGAGCTGGCTATAGACCGTTGAAGgtaaagtaaatatattatggatgcaaatacatatacattttgacAAATTATCCGTTAAATAATGTATCTATGTCTGGTAAAATTTTTAGAAGAGTCAAATTTCTGCGTGGAAAAGAGAAATTACACCAGTTATCAGTAATCATACATCTTTAGCAATTGCATTTGTTAATCATAATGACAATGGAGCACCGAGATTTggaaatttcacatttgaagAAATGGAGATTGATACTTCAGAACGTTTTAATGGCTATGATATACAagtatacttattttatttttacaaataaatatatttaatactaataGCTAGACGTGATGAGAGGGCCGTACCGCCGATGCTAATAACAGTCAAAATAGCCCGGgtcacattttattatatttaaattatggcgaatttttattccaaaaactaataattaaaaaagccaaaaaaaaaacaacttaccTAATTGAAAACATAAATAGAATTGTTTTGCGTATTTGTAATGAAAAAGCACTGAGCGTATTTGTAGTTACACCAGGTCCCCGATTTTCTCTTGGCGGCTCTGCTAACAGCAATGCATAAATAATGtacattttcttattttcaggatttgttgccATCATCAACACAAAAATATACGGTTTATCAGAGTGATGGCAGGTATAGATTTGAAATATTAGTGAATCCCACAGGTAAttctcaattttaaaattttcctactaataatttatattcttttaacaataaagattttaaaaaaaatatattttctaatatttcAGGTGTCCTTTTACTCAGATTGACTGCCAGAGAGTCtctgtaaattaatttttctttgtaatttgtttatatgtataatttcctCTATAtttatacggttcggtgattactagtcaaatgtgaaccggtcacaggacaaccggtcgatctagatcggtcacacgtgatcacccgtcacacgtGATAACCCTTCACACTAaaactaaaactggtcacgagaaaactggtcacaccctaaaactctcgtgaccagttttagtgtgacatatgactagtagtccgtttaccatttatacaatgtatgtatgatgatattgcatataaatttgaaaataaattttccgtcttaaatttgttactttttttttaaatatcatttttgtcgtatataatattttcggtATCAACAAAAAGGATCAATTTGAAAATGTATCATTTTGATATTATCTATtagaaatgattaaattttttagttatataattaaataattaactttttaataattatgatagtGAAAATTGATATATCGTATGTGTAAATTGATATATCATATGTGAAAGTCAATtttgtttttggtttttttgtttttttaattgttttaaattgaatattgtgCAATAGATGACtttgaaaagttttaaatttatatagagTTCATTTGTAGCACCTAGGGGATGGGGAAAAGGGTTAttgtaagaaaaataaaaatacacaaatttttgtaaaattatttacggTTACCAAGGCGATGCGACCAAAATTAGAGTTTCAGATTTTTTGATAAGTgacaattcaataaaatttgaacTCACATTTATCTTGATATTGATGAAcatcaaacatttaaaacaatattttatcacTTTTTTCTTTTAATCTGATGATTTCGTtttatcaacatatgtataataaagcgTCGAATATTAATTCATAACAGTAGTCACAAAGTAACGGCTCAAACTACACCAAAACacttttcagtttttaaataaatttccgtCGATCGAGTAAAATGAATCACATATTCTTTTTACTACTACTTTCATTAAATTCTTCTTTAGCTTTAGACAATGGATTGGGTTTAACACCTCCAATGGGATGGTTATCGTGGCAGCGATACAGATGCACAATTGATTGTGTCAATCATCCTCAGGAATGTATCaggtatttaatatgtatttttattaaatattgattttttttatgatcatatacttatattacaaatatctatatcttaaaataatttcagcGAAAATTTGATAACTAGACaagcaaatttaatgaaaacaGAAGGATATCTAGATGCTGGCTATAACTATGTAGGAATTGATGATTGTTGGTCTGAATCACAGAGGGATGAAAATCAAAGATTGGTTCCAAGCAAAGAAAGGTTTCCAAGAGGAATGAAGTACATTGCTGATTTTgtatgcaaaatattttttgggggggtttaatataattataagagagtataatttatttatagtcattgaatataaaatattacagatTCAAGAAAGAGGATTGAAATTCGGTTTATACGGAGATTTCGGTACACATACTTGTGAAGGATATCCAGGATCTTTAAACTATATGGAAATAGATGCTACCACTTTTGCTGAATGGGGAGTAGACTATGTGAAAGTGGATGGTTGCAATGTAGATGCATCCTTAATGGATGAaggttataattattatttatttttaaagactatcata containing:
- the LOC143920303 gene encoding alpha-N-acetylgalactosaminidase-like, coding for MDTKLVFLVVCLVSSSSALDNGLALTPPMGWLTWERYRCITDCAYRPDECISERLILKTADLMASEGYLEAGYDYIGIDDCWAEFERDENQRLVANKDRFPNGMKYVADYVHSKGLKFGIYGDFGTLTCGGYPGTLNHMEIDAETFGDWGVDYVKLDGCYVDIELMDEGYPLFGELLNKTGRPMLYSCSWPVYQEELGMMPDFDSIIKHCNMWRNYDDIEDSWRSVDDIMEYFGKNSKRLATYAGPGHWNDPDMLIIGNFGLSYDQSKAQMAVWVILAGPLLMSTDLGDIKPEFKELLLNKELIAISQDPLGKAGYRPLKKSQISVWTREITPVVSNRTSLAVAFVNHNDNGTPRFGNFTFEELEINTSEPFNGYDIEDLLPSSTQKYTVYQSNGRYRFEVLVNPTGVLLLKLTAKASS
- the LOC143919704 gene encoding alpha-N-acetylgalactosaminidase-like → MNQIFILILLSLSSSWALDNGLALTPPMGWLSWQRYRCTIDCVNHPQECISENLITRQANLMKTEGYLDAGYNYIGIDDCWSELKRDENQTLVPSKERFPRGMKYVADFVQERGFKFGLYGDFGLRTCEGYPGSLLHMEVDANTFADWGVDYVKVDGCHVLVSLMDEGYPKFGEYFNKTGRPMMYSCSWPFYLSLAGIEPNWDSIIKHCNIWRNHFDVQDSWSSVESIINYFGDNSKRLATYAGPGHWNDPDMLVIGNFGLSYDQSKVQMAVWSILAAPLLMSNDLGNIKPELKELLLNQDVIAIDQDSLGRAGYRPLKKSQISAWKREITPVISNHTSLAIAFVNHNDNGAPRFGNFTFEEMEIDTSERFNGYDIQDLLPSSTQKYTVYQSDGRYRFEILVNPTGVLLLRLTARESL